The genomic DNA TCGGCCACGGGGGTGGTACAAGCCGTCACCAGCTGCCGGCCGCGCGGCCCTTCGATTTCGACCATGCACATGCGACAAGCGCCGATAGGATCCAACTTGGGATGCGCGCAAAAAGTAGGGATTTCGATCCCATTGGCCTTAGCCGCCCGGGTGAGCGGGATCCCCTTGGGGGCCTGATAGGCTTTGCCGTCTATCTGAAAAGTGACCAGTTCCGTCATGCAGCTCCTCAGCTCAGAAATAGATAACGATTTAAGCGCCGAGCTGTCTCAATCTCGCTCGTGTGCCGGCATCCCCACATCGGGCCGATAGACGGGACGCACGGGCAGCGGCGGCACTTCGCCAGCCGGGTTGGTCTGCCGGATATACGCTTCCAGCTCCGGTCGGAACTGGTTAATCGCGCTTCGGATGCCCCATACTGCGGCGGGTCCAAAGGGACAGAACGATTGCTGCTCGATGAATTTGGACACCCGTAGGATCTCATCCAGGTCCTCCAAGCGCCCCCTGCCACAGTGGATTCGATGCAGCACTTTTTCCAGCCAGCCTGTCCCCTCTCGACAAGGGGTGCATTTGCCGCACGACTCTTCCCGATAGAAGGCGATGGTGCGTTCCATCACCTCCACCAGCGAGGTGCCCTCACAGATCACGATAACGCCAGCAGATCCCAGGAGCGATCCGGCCGCTTGCACCGATTCGAAATCGAGCGGAGTGTCCAGTTGCGCTGCGGTCAAGAGAGGCATGGAGAGCCCCCCTGGTATCACAGCTTTCACGGGCCGATCGTCCAGGGTGCCACCGGCGTGGGTGTAGATGAGCTCACGTAACGTGACTCCGTGGGGTAGCTCATAAATCCCTGGCTTCCTCACCTCACCGCTGACAGCGAAAAGGCGAAAGCCCGGGCTCTTATCGGTGCCAAACGAGCGATACCATTGCGCCCCGTTCCGGATGATATGGGGCACGTTCGCCAGCGTCTCCACGTTGTTGACGATGGTCGGCTTGCGGTAGAGCCCTTCTGTCGCCGGGAAAGGGGGCTTGAGCCGGGGATGGCCCCGTTGCCCTTCTAGCGAGGTGAGCAAAGCCGTCTCCTCGCCGCAGATATAGGCGCCGGCGCCGCGATGGAGGATCACGTCCAGGCTAAAAGAGCTTCCTAGGATGTTATGCCCCAGGTAACCGTGCTGATATGCCTCGTCTATCGCCTGCCGCAGGCGAGCATATGGGAAGCCGTATTCACCTCGGATATAGATGAACGCCTTTTCGGCCTGGATGGCATAGGCCGTGAGGATGATCCCCTCCAGCACTTGATGAGGGTCATACTCCATTAGGATGCGATCTTTGAAGGTGCCCGGCTCGCTCTCATCGGCATTGCAGACCAGGTAGCGCGGGAAGACGCCCTTGGGCAGAAAGCTCCACTTCACACCAGCGGGGAAACCAGCGCCACCGCGCCCGCGCAGCCCTGACGCCTTCACCTCCTCGATCACCTGGTCCGGGGTCATTTCGAAAAGGGCTTTGCGCAGCGCCTGGTAGCCACCATCAGCGACATAGGTCTCCAGGCGATGTGAATTGGGCTTCGCCACCCGAGCGAGCAATACCTTCGGCTCCATGCCCCCGAAATGAGCCGGCCCCATCGGGTGCGGCTCCACTGGCAGGGGCTGATCCACATTGGCTCGCAACTCGGCCAGGACCTGATCCAGCCGTTCCGGCGTCAGCGCTTCATAATAACGAGGCAAGTCTTGCCCGCGCTTGCGGACGCTCATCACCGGGGCCGTGCCGCAGGACCCTAAGCACTCTACGTGATCCACAGTGAACAGGCCATCCCGGGTGGTCTCGCTCCAGCCGTTCAAGCCCAAAGCCTGCATCAGGTGGCGCGCACATGCGTCGGCGCCTCGCAGCTTGCAGGAGATGTTCGTGCACACCTCCAGGTGGTAGACCCCTTTGGGCTCCTTGTAGTACATGTTGTAGAAGCCCACGAAAGCGTACACTTCGGTCGGATCCATCCCAAACAGCGCTGCGACCTCTTTCTGGGCTTCGGGAGGAATCCATCCCAGCTCCCGTTGAACTACGTGAAGAGCCGGCCCTAGCGCCGAACGCGGATCGGGGTATCGCGCCATCAGCTTGCGTATTTCAACTCTGGCTGTCTCAGATAGCATTCGCTGCTCCCATTAGGTGCTGAATGCAATGAACTTAACAGCGTTTTCTCTCAAGTCCTACCGATCCACCTCTCCCAACACGATGTCTACGGAGCCAATGTTCGTCACCAGATCCGCCACCAGATGCCCGCGCGACATCGGGTCGAGCGCCTGCAGGTTCACGAAGGAAGGCCCTCGCACGCGCAACCGATAGGGATGTGCGCTGCCATCGCTCACGATGAAGATGCCGAACTCCCCCTTGGGGTTCTCTGTGCTCATATACACCTGACCTACTGGCGGCTTGATCCCCTCTGTCACCAACTTAAAGTGATGGATGAGCGCCTCCATGCTGGTGTCCAGCTCCTCTCGCGGCGGCAAGGCCACCTTGCGGTTGGTGGTCTTGTACGGCCCATCAGGCATCGAATCCAACGCCTGCTGAATGATCCGCAGACTTTGACGCATCTCGTTAATCCGAACCAGGTAACGAGCATAGGAATCCCCCTCGGTAGCCGTAGGGACTTCGAAATCGTATTGCTCATACCCGCTATAGGGGCGCACCTTGCGTAGGTCATAGGGCACGCCGGTGGCTCGCAACATGGGGCCGGTAACCCCCAGCGCGATGGCCTGCTCCGCCGTCAGCTTGCCGATGCCCTCCGTGCGCCGGCGCCAGATGGGGTTATCGGTTAGCATCCGCTCGTATTCATCCAGGCGTTTCGGCATGAGGGCCAGGAAATCGCGCACTCGGGGCTCGAAAGCGGGCGGCACGTCACGCCAAACGCCGCCGATGCGGATGTATGAGGTCGTCAGGCGCGCGCCGCACACCATCTCAAAGATGTCCAGGATCATCTCCCGTTCCCGGAACGCGTACATCAGCAGGGACATGATCGTCCCCGAGATATCCATGGAATGGGTCGCCAGCCAGACGAGATGAGAGGCGATGCGTTGCAACTCGGCCATGATCACACGAATAGCCTGGGCGCGCGGCGGCACCTCCACGTCCAACAGCTTCTCGACCGCCAGAACATAGCCCAGGTTGTTATTCATCGCCGAGACGTAGTCCATACGGTCGGTGTAGTAGACGAAATCCTTGTAGCGGACGTTTTCCCCATGCTTCTCGAAGCCGGAATGCAGGTAGCCCAGGTCGGGAGCCACCCGCACCACGCGTTCCCCTTCCAGCTCCACGATGAGGCGCAATACGCCGTGGGTCGAGGGATGCTGCGGCCCCATATTGATGATCAGATGTCGCTCCGGATCCATCCCTTTGGGGACCTCTTCGGGCGGCGACTGCGGCTTGAGGATCTGCCGGCCCAGGCTCTCGAATTCAGGGTCAGACCAGGTGACGGTGAAAGGGACCGGCTC from Anaerolineae bacterium includes the following:
- the nuoF gene encoding NADH-quinone oxidoreductase subunit NuoF, whose product is MLSETARVEIRKLMARYPDPRSALGPALHVVQRELGWIPPEAQKEVAALFGMDPTEVYAFVGFYNMYYKEPKGVYHLEVCTNISCKLRGADACARHLMQALGLNGWSETTRDGLFTVDHVECLGSCGTAPVMSVRKRGQDLPRYYEALTPERLDQVLAELRANVDQPLPVEPHPMGPAHFGGMEPKVLLARVAKPNSHRLETYVADGGYQALRKALFEMTPDQVIEEVKASGLRGRGGAGFPAGVKWSFLPKGVFPRYLVCNADESEPGTFKDRILMEYDPHQVLEGIILTAYAIQAEKAFIYIRGEYGFPYARLRQAIDEAYQHGYLGHNILGSSFSLDVILHRGAGAYICGEETALLTSLEGQRGHPRLKPPFPATEGLYRKPTIVNNVETLANVPHIIRNGAQWYRSFGTDKSPGFRLFAVSGEVRKPGIYELPHGVTLRELIYTHAGGTLDDRPVKAVIPGGLSMPLLTAAQLDTPLDFESVQAAGSLLGSAGVIVICEGTSLVEVMERTIAFYREESCGKCTPCREGTGWLEKVLHRIHCGRGRLEDLDEILRVSKFIEQQSFCPFGPAAVWGIRSAINQFRPELEAYIRQTNPAGEVPPLPVRPVYRPDVGMPAHERD